A window from Anser cygnoides isolate HZ-2024a breed goose chromosome 1, Taihu_goose_T2T_genome, whole genome shotgun sequence encodes these proteins:
- the LOC106046369 gene encoding feather beta keratin — protein MSCYDLCRPCGPTPLANSCNEPCVRQCQDSRVVIEPSPVVVTLPGPILSSFPQNTAVGSTTSAAVGSILSAEGVPISSGGFGLSGFGGRYYGRRCLPC, from the coding sequence ATGTCCTGCTATGATCTGTGCCGTCCCTGTGGCCCGACCCCTCTTGCcaacagctgcaacgagccctgtgtGCGGCAGTGCCAGGACTCCCGTGTGGTGATTGAACCGTCTCCTGTGGTGGTTACCCTGCCAGGCCcgatcctcagctccttcccccagaacactGCCGTGGGATCCAccacctctgctgctgttggcagcatcctgagtgctgagggagtgcccatctcctctggGGGCTTCGGCCTCTCTGGCTTTGGTGGCAGGTACTATGGCAGAAGGTGCCTGCCCTGCTAA